The Niastella koreensis GR20-10 genome includes a window with the following:
- a CDS encoding response regulator, translating into MLPNHHKISVAIVDDHPIVLQGFKSLLENNPLYEIAGCFTTGGECMTFLQAHKADIVLLDITLPDGNGVHFCAAINEAHPNTIIVALSNLNERSIILQMFRNGAKGYLLKNISAKELLDALNSVLEGKTAMSQEVKEIMQQPDLNTLQAVPELTKREKQILQLLAEGRKSAAIAEALFISPLTVKTHRATLLHKFQVNNIVTLINRAKETGLI; encoded by the coding sequence ATGTTGCCCAACCATCATAAGATCAGTGTTGCTATTGTAGACGATCACCCCATCGTGCTCCAGGGATTTAAATCGTTGCTGGAAAATAACCCGCTGTATGAAATTGCAGGCTGTTTTACAACAGGCGGTGAATGCATGACCTTTTTGCAGGCACATAAAGCAGACATCGTACTGCTGGATATTACTTTGCCCGATGGCAATGGTGTTCATTTCTGTGCCGCCATCAACGAAGCGCATCCTAATACCATCATAGTAGCTTTGAGTAATCTGAATGAGCGCAGTATTATTTTGCAAATGTTCAGGAACGGGGCCAAAGGTTACCTGCTTAAAAATATTTCAGCCAAAGAACTGCTGGATGCACTCAATTCCGTGCTGGAAGGAAAAACTGCTATGAGCCAGGAAGTAAAAGAGATCATGCAGCAACCGGACCTGAATACCTTACAGGCAGTACCCGAGCTTACTAAAAGAGAAAAGCAGATCCTGCAATTGCTGGCCGAAGGGCGTAAATCTGCCGCTATAGCGGAGGCGTTATTTATCAGTCCGCTTACGGTAAAAACGCATCGGGCCACATTATTGCATAAATTTCAGGTGAATAACATTGTTACATTGATAAACCGGGCAAAAGAGACAGGGTTGATATAA